From Streptomyces zhihengii, the proteins below share one genomic window:
- a CDS encoding isochorismatase family protein — translation MSNSVPPVGALIVVDVQSAFVTGPGAVPDAVRLAGRTADLLARARAAGALVVHLQNDGPPGAEDEPHTPGWELHHPVEEGPLETVIRKPHDDGFAETALGELLVGHGVRALAVCGVMSEMCVQATARTALALDYRVVLPHDAHATQDIPPAQGLGDRVPAAVVSRVAEWALGSDAEVVARAADVVFGPPGGAPGA, via the coding sequence ATGAGCAACTCCGTGCCGCCCGTCGGCGCCCTGATCGTCGTGGACGTCCAGTCCGCCTTCGTCACCGGTCCGGGCGCCGTGCCCGACGCCGTGCGGCTGGCCGGCCGGACTGCGGACCTCCTCGCGCGCGCCCGCGCGGCCGGCGCCCTCGTCGTGCACCTCCAGAACGACGGTCCGCCCGGCGCGGAGGACGAGCCGCACACGCCGGGATGGGAGCTCCACCACCCCGTCGAGGAGGGCCCGTTGGAGACCGTGATACGCAAGCCGCACGACGACGGCTTCGCGGAGACCGCGCTCGGCGAACTGCTCGTCGGGCACGGTGTGCGGGCGCTCGCCGTGTGCGGGGTGATGTCCGAGATGTGCGTCCAGGCCACCGCCCGTACGGCCCTGGCGCTGGACTACCGCGTCGTCCTGCCGCACGACGCCCACGCCACCCAGGACATCCCGCCCGCCCAGGGCCTCGGCGACCGGGTGCCGGCCGCCGTGGTCTCCCGGGTCGCGGAGTGGGCCCTCGGCAGCGACGCGGAGGTCGTCGCACGGGCGGCGGACGTGGTCTTCGGGCCGCCGGGCGGTGCGCCCGGCGCCTGA
- a CDS encoding N-formylglutamate amidohydrolase, with protein MNETAAGFRLLPGAPDSPVLLHVPHASRAVPGDVRRDIVLDGPSLHRELDHITDAWTDEIAAGAAADAAVRPWRFVNRLSRLVVDPERFPDEREEMLAVGMGAVYTRTTHGEALRPADFDGRDLVARYFAPYARALQEAVDARLAATGRAVVVDVHSYPTARLPYELHGEGPRPPVCLGTDAFHTPPELVAAAREAFAEFGGTALDSPFAGTYVPLKHYGKDPRVTALMIEIRRDVYMSEPGGAPGPGLGALAGALARLVDTVGAPGAPG; from the coding sequence ATGAACGAGACCGCCGCCGGCTTCCGGCTGCTGCCCGGAGCACCGGACTCCCCCGTGCTGCTGCACGTCCCGCACGCCTCGCGGGCCGTGCCCGGCGACGTCCGCCGGGACATCGTGCTGGACGGGCCTTCGCTCCACCGCGAGCTCGACCACATCACGGACGCGTGGACGGACGAGATCGCCGCCGGAGCCGCCGCCGACGCGGCGGTCCGCCCCTGGCGCTTCGTCAACCGGCTGTCCCGGCTGGTCGTCGACCCGGAGCGGTTCCCCGACGAGCGCGAGGAGATGCTCGCGGTCGGCATGGGCGCGGTCTACACCCGGACCACGCACGGCGAGGCGCTGCGGCCGGCGGATTTCGACGGACGCGACCTGGTCGCACGGTACTTCGCGCCCTACGCGCGGGCGCTCCAGGAGGCCGTGGACGCGCGGCTCGCGGCCACCGGCCGCGCGGTGGTCGTCGACGTGCACTCGTATCCGACGGCCCGTCTCCCGTACGAGCTGCACGGGGAGGGCCCCCGGCCGCCGGTCTGCCTGGGGACGGACGCCTTCCACACACCGCCGGAGCTGGTCGCCGCCGCGCGGGAGGCGTTCGCGGAATTCGGCGGGACGGCCCTGGACAGCCCGTTCGCCGGCACCTATGTGCCGTTGAAGCACTACGGGAAGGACCCGCGGGTCACGGCGCTGATGATCGAGATACGCCGCGACGTCTACATGTCCGAGCCGGGCGGCGCCCCCGGCCCGGGCCTGGGCGCGCTCGCCGGGGCGCTGGCCCGGCTGGTGGACACGGTGGGCGCGCCGGGGGCGCCGGGGTGA
- a CDS encoding pyridoxamine 5'-phosphate oxidase family protein yields MTTDAPDAPRSLDERLADTRKRFETDVDVWVATADADGHPYLVPLSFHWDGAAFLISTHRNNPTARNLLASGEARLAFGVTRDVVLVHGTAALLEADGLAPGEADAFAARTGFDPRAARPPYPYFRVTPVSVQAWREVNEMRGRELMTDGRWHA; encoded by the coding sequence ATGACCACCGACGCACCCGACGCACCCCGCAGCCTCGACGAGCGGCTGGCGGACACCCGCAAGCGGTTCGAGACCGACGTCGACGTCTGGGTGGCCACCGCGGACGCGGACGGCCACCCGTACCTCGTGCCGCTGTCGTTCCACTGGGACGGCGCGGCGTTCCTGATCTCCACCCACCGCAACAACCCCACCGCCCGCAACCTCCTCGCGAGCGGCGAGGCACGCCTCGCCTTCGGCGTCACCCGGGACGTCGTGCTCGTCCACGGCACCGCCGCCCTGCTGGAGGCGGACGGTCTCGCCCCCGGCGAGGCCGACGCCTTCGCGGCGCGTACGGGCTTCGACCCGCGGGCCGCCCGGCCCCCGTACCCGTACTTCCGCGTCACGCCCGTGAGCGTGCAGGCATGGCGCGAGGTGAACGAGATGCGCGGCCGGGAGCTGATGACGGACGGCCGCTGGCACGCCTGA
- a CDS encoding iron ABC transporter permease has protein sequence MAVTATTPDTRRPSQEQPETKATPRTGAAAVTAALVLLVAVLALVDITQGTAAVGASEVMKALTGRAEPGDASVVIASRLPRMTAAIMVGLALGMAGAALQAVSRNVLASPDTLAVNAGSYLALAVVSVTGVSLPFIASSGVALIGGLTAAAVVLGLSGLGAGTVRLVLAGTALMLGLASVTEGLLLLFPEQTEGLYQWNQGSIGQNGFGGVLQMLPLALVGLVGLLLAGRRVDALALGDDAARGLGVPVRATRVTVVTLAALLSAASVTLAGPIGFVGLVAPALVRPLARRFRGFTRSRTAIPVAGLTGAGLVLGADVLLRTFVSADLAVAVPTGVVTSIVGAVFLVVMAVRVKDTAGAAAVDRLRIRSRAAFLTTVGVLVAALVGVTIAGVLLGDAKLLLGDVVNWAQGSAGRSITFVLDTRVPRVVAAILAGAALALAGTLIQAVTRNPLADPSVMGVSGGAALGAVLLVTTVPLAGSWSIVGAAFAGAAVAAVFVFGLSARGGFQQNRLVLVGIGIATGTTALISLLIVLTDPFNATKALTWLSGSTYGRTMPDTLPLLGVLTVAAVAAAVRRTELDLVSLDENTPRLLGLNLSRTRFGFLAAAVLLSATSVAAAGTIAFVGLVAPHAARALVGRRHVRVVPVSMLLGAVLVCTADLLGRTVIAPSQLGAGLMTAVIGTPYFLWLLVRSRR, from the coding sequence ATGGCCGTCACCGCTACCACCCCCGACACCCGCCGGCCTTCGCAGGAACAGCCGGAGACGAAGGCCACGCCGCGGACGGGCGCGGCCGCGGTGACGGCCGCGCTCGTGCTGCTCGTCGCGGTACTCGCCCTGGTGGACATCACCCAGGGCACCGCGGCGGTCGGCGCGTCCGAGGTGATGAAGGCGCTCACCGGCCGGGCCGAGCCCGGCGACGCGTCCGTCGTCATCGCCTCCCGGCTGCCGAGGATGACCGCCGCGATCATGGTCGGACTCGCCCTCGGCATGGCGGGCGCCGCCCTCCAGGCGGTCAGCCGCAACGTGCTCGCCTCGCCCGACACCCTGGCCGTGAACGCCGGTTCCTACCTGGCGCTCGCCGTCGTCTCGGTCACCGGCGTCTCGCTGCCGTTCATCGCCTCGTCCGGCGTGGCCCTCATCGGCGGCCTCACCGCCGCCGCCGTCGTGCTCGGACTCTCCGGCCTCGGCGCCGGCACCGTCCGGCTCGTCCTCGCCGGCACCGCCCTGATGCTCGGTCTCGCCTCGGTCACCGAGGGCCTGCTGCTGCTCTTCCCCGAGCAGACCGAGGGCCTCTACCAGTGGAACCAGGGCAGCATCGGCCAGAACGGCTTCGGCGGCGTCCTCCAGATGCTGCCGCTGGCCCTCGTCGGCCTCGTGGGCCTGCTGCTCGCGGGCCGCAGGGTCGACGCCCTGGCCCTCGGCGACGACGCGGCCCGCGGCCTCGGCGTGCCGGTCCGCGCCACCCGCGTCACCGTCGTCACGCTCGCCGCGCTGCTGTCCGCCGCCTCCGTCACCCTCGCCGGACCGATCGGCTTCGTCGGACTCGTCGCCCCCGCGCTGGTCCGCCCGCTCGCCCGCCGGTTCCGCGGCTTCACCAGGTCCCGGACGGCGATCCCCGTCGCCGGACTGACCGGAGCCGGGCTGGTGCTCGGCGCCGACGTCCTGCTGCGCACCTTCGTCAGCGCCGACCTGGCCGTCGCCGTCCCGACCGGTGTCGTCACCAGCATCGTCGGCGCCGTCTTCCTCGTGGTGATGGCCGTCCGCGTCAAGGACACCGCCGGGGCCGCGGCCGTCGACCGGCTCCGCATCCGCAGCCGCGCCGCCTTCCTCACCACCGTCGGCGTCCTGGTGGCCGCCCTCGTCGGCGTCACGATCGCCGGAGTGCTCCTCGGCGACGCCAAACTGCTCCTCGGCGACGTCGTCAACTGGGCGCAGGGCAGCGCAGGCCGGTCCATCACCTTCGTCCTCGACACCCGGGTGCCCCGGGTCGTCGCCGCGATCCTGGCCGGCGCGGCGCTCGCCCTCGCCGGCACCCTGATCCAGGCGGTGACCCGCAACCCGCTCGCCGACCCCAGCGTCATGGGCGTCTCCGGCGGCGCGGCCCTCGGCGCCGTACTCCTCGTCACCACCGTGCCCCTGGCGGGCTCGTGGAGCATCGTGGGCGCGGCCTTCGCCGGTGCCGCCGTCGCCGCGGTCTTCGTCTTCGGGCTGTCCGCGCGGGGCGGCTTCCAGCAGAACCGGCTCGTCCTCGTCGGCATCGGCATCGCCACCGGCACCACGGCCCTCATCAGCCTGCTCATCGTGCTGACCGACCCGTTCAACGCGACGAAGGCGCTCACCTGGCTGTCCGGTTCCACCTACGGCCGCACCATGCCGGACACGCTGCCGCTGCTGGGCGTCCTCACGGTGGCCGCCGTCGCGGCCGCCGTACGGCGCACCGAACTGGACCTCGTCTCCCTCGACGAGAACACACCGCGGCTGCTCGGCCTGAACCTCTCGCGCACCCGGTTCGGGTTCCTCGCGGCCGCGGTCCTGCTGAGCGCCACCTCCGTGGCGGCGGCGGGCACCATCGCCTTCGTCGGCCTGGTGGCCCCGCACGCCGCGCGCGCCCTGGTGGGCCGCCGGCATGTGCGGGTGGTGCCCGTCTCGATGCTGCTCGGCGCGGTCCTCGTGTGCACGGCGGACCTGCTCGGCCGCACGGTCATCGCGCCGTCGCAGCTCGGCGCGGGCCTGATGACCGCGGTCATCGGCACGCCGTACTTCCTGTGGCTCCTGGTCCGGAGCCGCCGCTAG
- a CDS encoding ABC transporter substrate-binding protein codes for MRRLIATAATVAAALALSACGTTEPAADDADKASAEPTSITLTDATGAKVELDGPAKKVVGTEWNVVESLVTLGVDPVGVADVKGYKAWAAGVPLKNEPKDIGTRGEPSMDTVAALAPDLIVATSDLPAPAVKQLREVAPVLTLTSADGKDQIGQMLKNLDLIAQATGTEAKADETRKSFDAKVAEGKKALADAGLGGAGFAFADGYVQSNQVSVRPYTATSLLGAVNEKIGLKNAWKMEGDPAYGLASTDVEGLTSLGDVHFAYIGNKTDASSDPFGKELADNAVWKNLEFVKKGNVHRLDDGIWMFGGPVSMEAYIDAVVAALTK; via the coding sequence ATGAGACGCCTCATCGCCACCGCGGCCACCGTCGCCGCGGCGCTCGCCCTGTCCGCGTGCGGCACCACCGAACCGGCCGCCGACGACGCCGACAAGGCCTCGGCCGAGCCCACCTCCATCACCCTGACCGACGCCACCGGCGCCAAGGTCGAGCTCGACGGCCCCGCCAAGAAGGTCGTCGGCACCGAGTGGAACGTCGTCGAGAGCCTCGTGACGCTCGGCGTCGACCCCGTCGGCGTCGCCGACGTCAAGGGCTACAAGGCCTGGGCCGCGGGCGTCCCGCTGAAGAACGAGCCCAAGGACATCGGCACCCGCGGCGAGCCCAGCATGGACACCGTGGCCGCCCTCGCGCCCGACCTGATCGTCGCCACCAGCGACCTGCCCGCGCCCGCCGTGAAGCAGCTCCGCGAGGTCGCCCCGGTCCTCACCCTCACCTCGGCCGACGGCAAGGACCAGATCGGCCAGATGCTGAAGAACCTGGACCTCATCGCCCAGGCCACCGGCACCGAGGCGAAGGCCGACGAGACCAGGAAGTCCTTCGACGCCAAGGTCGCCGAGGGCAAGAAGGCCCTCGCCGACGCCGGTCTCGGCGGCGCCGGGTTCGCCTTCGCGGACGGCTACGTCCAGTCGAACCAGGTCTCCGTCCGCCCGTACACCGCCACCTCGCTGCTCGGTGCGGTCAACGAGAAGATCGGTCTGAAGAACGCCTGGAAGATGGAGGGCGACCCGGCCTACGGTCTGGCCTCCACCGACGTCGAGGGCCTCACCTCCCTCGGTGACGTCCACTTCGCCTACATCGGCAACAAGACCGACGCCTCCAGCGACCCGTTCGGCAAGGAGCTCGCCGACAACGCCGTCTGGAAGAACCTGGAGTTCGTCAAGAAGGGCAACGTCCACCGCCTGGACGACGGCATCTGGATGTTCGGCGGACCCGTCTCGATGGAGGCGTACATCGACGCCGTCGTCGCCGCGCTCACGAAGTAA
- a CDS encoding ABC transporter ATP-binding protein, translated as MSATGVTVAYDGVDVVHDAAMTLRPGRVTALVGPNGSGKSTLLRTLARLQRPRSATVTIDEETDALALSPREFSRRVALLTQARPTPSGLTVRDVVEFGRYPYRGRWGGADPGGRAAVDRALRLTGVEELAERGAEHLSGGQLQRVWLAGCLAQDTGVLLLDEPTTYLDLRYQIELLDLVRDLADDHMIAVGVVLHDLDQAAAVADRVVLLEAGRVIADGLPEEVLTPERLTATYGIRIEVDTDPLTGRLRTRAIGRHHTRTERLGTPS; from the coding sequence ATGTCGGCCACCGGCGTCACCGTCGCCTATGACGGTGTCGACGTCGTGCACGACGCTGCCATGACCCTGCGGCCCGGCCGTGTGACCGCCCTCGTCGGGCCCAACGGCAGCGGCAAGTCCACGCTCCTGCGGACGCTGGCACGACTCCAGCGCCCCCGGAGCGCCACCGTCACCATCGACGAGGAGACCGACGCCCTCGCCCTGAGCCCGCGGGAGTTCTCCCGGCGCGTGGCCCTGCTCACCCAGGCACGCCCCACGCCCAGCGGCCTGACCGTCCGGGACGTGGTCGAGTTCGGCCGCTACCCGTACCGCGGGCGCTGGGGCGGAGCCGACCCGGGCGGCCGGGCGGCCGTCGACCGCGCCCTGCGCCTGACCGGCGTCGAGGAACTCGCCGAACGGGGCGCCGAACACCTCTCCGGCGGCCAGCTCCAGCGCGTCTGGCTCGCCGGCTGCCTCGCCCAGGACACCGGCGTCCTGCTGCTCGACGAACCGACCACGTACCTGGACCTCCGCTACCAGATCGAACTCCTCGACCTGGTACGCGATCTGGCCGACGACCACATGATCGCCGTCGGCGTCGTGCTCCACGACCTCGACCAGGCCGCCGCCGTCGCCGACCGCGTCGTACTCCTCGAAGCCGGACGCGTCATCGCCGACGGCCTGCCCGAGGAGGTGCTGACGCCCGAGCGGCTCACCGCCACCTACGGCATCCGCATCGAAGTCGACACCGACCCCCTCACCGGCCGCCTGCGCACCCGCGCGATAGGCCGCCACCACACCAGAACCGAAAGGCTCGGCACACCCTCATGA
- a CDS encoding rhamnogalacturonan lyase — protein MSGGHVRNPTGGRPRRPSRTPRPLRAVVAAGLAVVTAAALPSFGPQSGGAYAATAPGPSVRAENLDRGLVSIHEGADNLVSWRLLSGDPAGVAFNVYRGTVKVNDAPITGSTNFRHKDAPAHADYRVKAVVGGQEQEFSAHAVQFRAGYLDVPISKPAGGSGYTYTANDASVGDLDGDGDLDFVLKWDPTNSKDNSQSGVTGNTVLDGYTLEGTRLWRIDLGRNIRSGAHYTQFQVYDYDGDGRAEVATKTADGTRDGVGTVIGNASADHRNGEGRVLSGPEFLTVFRGSDGAALSTADYVPGRGTVSGWGDDYGNRVDRFLAGTAYLDGSTPSLVMARGYYTRTVIAAWDFKDGRLTRRWTFDTNSSTNAGKGYDGQGSHSLSVGDVDGDGRDEIVYGAMAVDDNGHGLWTTRTGHGDAQHLADLDPADPGLEYFKVSESSSQPSSLYIDPSNGAFRWKTGTGSDNGRGVAGDIWAGNAGAEMWSAADTSIRDRTGATRGREPSSVNFLAWWDGDTTRELLDGTRIDKYGTGGDTRLLTASGVHSNNGTKATPSLSGDILGDWREEVVWPTSDDSALRIYSTPIETGHRFTTLLQDRMYRTALAWQNTAYNQPPHPSFYLGQN, from the coding sequence ATGTCAGGAGGACACGTGCGCAACCCAACCGGCGGGCGCCCGAGGCGCCCGTCCCGTACACCGAGGCCGCTGCGCGCGGTCGTCGCCGCGGGCCTGGCCGTCGTCACGGCCGCCGCGCTGCCGTCGTTCGGTCCGCAGTCGGGCGGCGCGTACGCCGCCACCGCGCCGGGGCCCTCGGTCCGGGCGGAGAACCTGGACCGCGGACTCGTCAGCATCCACGAGGGTGCGGACAACCTGGTGAGCTGGCGCCTGCTGTCCGGCGACCCGGCCGGCGTGGCGTTCAACGTGTACCGGGGCACCGTCAAGGTCAACGACGCCCCGATCACCGGCTCCACCAACTTCCGCCACAAGGACGCCCCGGCGCACGCCGACTACCGGGTGAAGGCCGTCGTCGGCGGCCAGGAGCAGGAGTTCTCCGCCCACGCCGTGCAGTTCCGGGCCGGCTACCTCGACGTGCCGATCTCCAAGCCCGCCGGCGGCTCCGGCTACACCTACACCGCGAACGACGCCTCCGTGGGCGACCTCGACGGCGACGGCGACCTGGACTTCGTCCTCAAGTGGGACCCGACCAACTCCAAGGACAACTCCCAGTCGGGCGTCACCGGCAACACCGTCCTCGACGGCTACACCCTCGAAGGCACCCGGCTGTGGCGCATCGACCTCGGCCGCAACATCCGGTCGGGCGCGCACTACACGCAGTTCCAGGTGTACGACTACGACGGCGACGGCCGCGCCGAGGTCGCGACGAAGACGGCGGACGGCACCCGCGACGGTGTCGGGACCGTCATCGGCAACGCGTCCGCCGACCATCGCAACGGCGAGGGGAGGGTGCTGAGCGGGCCGGAGTTCCTCACCGTGTTCCGCGGCTCCGACGGCGCCGCCCTGTCGACCGCGGACTACGTGCCCGGCCGGGGCACGGTGAGCGGCTGGGGCGACGACTACGGCAACCGGGTGGACCGCTTCCTCGCCGGTACGGCCTACCTCGACGGCAGCACCCCCTCGCTGGTGATGGCCCGCGGCTACTACACCCGTACGGTCATCGCCGCCTGGGACTTCAAGGACGGCCGGCTCACCCGCCGCTGGACCTTCGACACCAACAGCTCGACCAACGCCGGCAAGGGCTACGACGGCCAGGGCAGCCACAGCCTGTCCGTCGGCGACGTCGACGGCGACGGCCGCGACGAGATCGTCTACGGCGCGATGGCGGTCGACGACAACGGCCACGGCCTGTGGACCACGCGCACGGGCCACGGCGACGCCCAGCACCTCGCCGACCTCGACCCGGCCGACCCGGGCCTGGAGTACTTCAAGGTCTCCGAGTCGTCCTCGCAGCCCTCGTCCCTGTACATCGACCCGTCGAACGGCGCCTTCCGCTGGAAGACGGGCACCGGCAGCGACAACGGCCGCGGCGTCGCGGGCGACATCTGGGCCGGGAACGCCGGCGCGGAGATGTGGTCGGCGGCCGACACCTCGATCCGCGACCGCACCGGCGCGACCCGCGGCCGGGAGCCCTCCTCCGTCAACTTCCTCGCCTGGTGGGACGGCGACACCACCCGCGAACTCCTCGACGGCACCCGCATCGACAAGTACGGCACCGGCGGCGACACCCGGCTGCTGACCGCCTCCGGCGTCCACTCCAACAACGGCACCAAGGCGACCCCTTCGCTCTCGGGCGACATCCTCGGCGACTGGCGCGAGGAGGTCGTCTGGCCGACGAGTGACGACAGCGCCCTGCGGATCTACTCGACCCCGATCGAGACCGGCCACCGCTTCACCACCCTGCTCCAGGACCGGATGTACCGCACGGCCCTCGCCTGGCAGAACACGGCGTACAACCAGCCCCCGCACCCGAGCTTCTACCTCGGCCAGAACTGA